The following proteins are encoded in a genomic region of Gemmatimonadaceae bacterium:
- a CDS encoding farnesyl diphosphate synthase: MARSSLASSTADAVAGQFATDRAAVDAALHELCERQLDGVPNAVAAAIRYSMLGEGKRLRALLLLAAYRASGGADDASALAAAVEIVHAYSLVHDDLPCMDDDDVRRGRPTTHKVHGAVVAATAGIAMVPLAARAACDAAAALGLPLGARGAIVRELMRASGAGGMVGGQLLDLAGEGHTLSLADLERVHGAKTGALIAASVRIGGIAARATRERAEALDRYGRAVGLAFQIADDVLDVTATTAQLGKTAGRDAALGKSTYPALLGIPGAVARADALTRQACDALRERDLLTPSLERLARFVVLRTS; this comes from the coding sequence ATGGCACGTTCGAGCTTGGCGAGTTCGACGGCTGACGCGGTCGCCGGGCAGTTCGCGACCGACCGGGCCGCGGTGGACGCGGCGCTCCACGAGCTGTGCGAGCGCCAGCTCGACGGTGTGCCTAACGCTGTGGCGGCGGCCATCCGCTACAGCATGCTGGGCGAGGGGAAGCGGCTGCGCGCGCTGCTGCTGCTCGCGGCGTATCGCGCATCCGGCGGCGCCGACGACGCGAGCGCGCTCGCGGCGGCCGTCGAGATCGTCCACGCGTACTCGCTGGTCCACGACGACCTCCCGTGCATGGACGACGACGACGTGCGGCGCGGGCGCCCGACCACGCACAAGGTGCACGGCGCGGTGGTCGCCGCCACGGCCGGCATCGCGATGGTGCCACTCGCCGCGCGCGCCGCGTGCGATGCTGCGGCCGCGCTCGGGTTGCCGCTGGGCGCCCGCGGCGCCATTGTTCGAGAACTGATGCGTGCATCCGGTGCGGGCGGCATGGTGGGTGGACAACTCCTCGATCTGGCAGGCGAGGGACACACGTTGTCGCTCGCCGACCTCGAGCGGGTGCACGGCGCGAAGACGGGAGCGCTCATTGCGGCGTCGGTACGCATCGGCGGGATCGCGGCGCGCGCGACGCGTGAGCGGGCCGAGGCGCTGGACCGCTACGGGCGCGCAGTGGGTCTGGCGTTCCAGATCGCCGACGACGTGTTGGACGTGACCGCCACCACCGCCCAGTTAGGCAAGACGGCCGGCCGCGACGCAGCGTTGGGCAAGAGCACGTATCCGGCGCTGCTCGGCATCCCGGGCGCGGTCGCGCGGGCGGACGCGCTCACGCGCCAGGCGTGCGATGCGCTGCGCGAGCGGGACCTGCTGACGCCGTCGCTCGAGCGCCTGGCGCGATTCGTCGTGTTGCGTACCTCGTAG
- the xseB gene encoding exodeoxyribonuclease VII small subunit: MSYEEDLARIEAIVAELGREDVALDRALALFEEGVERLRSASKALERAEAQVRVLIERADGTFELGEFDG; this comes from the coding sequence GTGTCGTACGAGGAAGATCTCGCCCGCATCGAGGCGATCGTCGCCGAGCTTGGCCGCGAGGATGTGGCGCTCGATCGTGCGCTCGCCCTGTTCGAGGAAGGCGTCGAGCGATTGCGCTCGGCGTCCAAGGCGCTCGAGCGCGCCGAGGCCCAGGTCCGCGTGCTCATCGAGCGCGCCGATGGCACGTTCGAGCTTGGCGAGTTCGACGGCTGA